From the genome of Nocardia sp. NBC_01503, one region includes:
- a CDS encoding D-alanyl-D-alanine carboxypeptidase family protein, translating to MRTFARVLHAAVAGVLIVAVGQGIAAAPATSAPFAQLPWPTGELDGVRAPGAALADGITGTILWSREPNTRLPIASITKVMTALVVINSGDLERTVTVPPESIAYCVRNDGSTADLAAGEVITTRELLYALLLPSGCDAAHALAEAYGPGQDGFIARMNHTAREMGLAGTYFADPSGLPVPDDYATYSTPADLVALGLRAMSVPVFREIAGSRGHHLPAGPANREHLWETTNLLLRAYPGTIGIKTGSTDAAGSCLLFETVRAGIPLIGVVLHSSSGSGIAAKEDAERMLNWAYTPILSALPIG from the coding sequence ATGCGAACATTTGCCCGAGTGTTGCACGCTGCCGTTGCCGGGGTGCTGATCGTCGCGGTCGGCCAAGGCATCGCCGCCGCACCGGCCACCAGTGCTCCCTTCGCGCAGTTGCCCTGGCCCACCGGTGAACTGGATGGAGTGCGGGCGCCCGGGGCGGCGCTCGCCGACGGCATCACCGGCACGATCCTGTGGTCGCGCGAGCCGAATACCCGGCTCCCGATCGCCAGCATCACCAAGGTGATGACCGCACTGGTCGTGATCAACTCCGGTGACCTGGAACGGACCGTCACGGTCCCGCCGGAGAGCATCGCCTACTGCGTCCGCAATGACGGCAGTACCGCGGACCTGGCAGCCGGTGAGGTGATCACCACGCGCGAGCTCCTCTACGCCCTGCTCCTGCCCTCGGGTTGCGACGCCGCTCATGCCCTGGCCGAGGCGTACGGCCCCGGCCAGGACGGCTTCATTGCCCGAATGAACCACACCGCACGCGAAATGGGCTTGGCCGGAACATATTTCGCCGACCCCAGCGGCTTGCCCGTCCCCGACGACTACGCCACCTACTCCACCCCGGCGGATCTGGTGGCCTTGGGTCTGCGAGCGATGAGCGTCCCGGTATTCCGCGAGATCGCCGGGTCGCGCGGCCATCACCTGCCCGCGGGCCCCGCCAACCGCGAACACCTCTGGGAGACAACGAATCTCCTACTGCGCGCCTATCCGGGCACGATCGGCATCAAAACCGGCTCCACCGACGCCGCGGGTTCCTGTCTGCTGTTCGAAACGGTCCGTGCGGGAATCCCACTCATCGGTGTGGTCCTGCACAGCTCCTCCGGCAGCGGCATCGCCGCCAAGGAAGACGCCGAGCGCATGCTCAACTGGGCCTACACCCCGATCCTCAGCGCCCTTCCGATCGGTTAG